agagagagagagagagagagagagagagagagagagagagagagagagagagagagagagagagagagagagagagagagagagagagagagagagagagagagagagagagagagagagagagagagagagagagagagagagagagagagagagagagagagagagagagagagagagagagagagagagagagagagagagagagagagagagagagagagagagagagagagagagagagagagagagagagagagagagagagagagagagagagagagagggagggagggagggagagggagggagggagggagggagggagggaggggagggagggggagggagggagggagagagagagggagagggaaggagaggaaggagagggaaggagagagtgaaaaagagaaaaagagagagaaagagagagagagagagagagagagagagagagagagagagagagagagagagagagagagagagagagagagagagagagagagagagagagagagagagaaggggaggagggagagggagagagagaaaaaaagagagagggaggagggagggagggagggagggagggagagagaagagagagagagagagagagagagagagagagaaagagagagagagagagagagagagagagagagagagagagagagagagagagagagagagagagagagagagagagagagagagagagagagaggggggggtagacagggatagagagagggggggatagagagggagagagagagagagggagagagggaaagagagagggagaaagagaaagagaaagagagagggatattgggGATGTAAATATGTAAAGCAAATATAATGAAAGCATCAAGGTCCCACAAGGTCAACCGAGACGAGAAGCATCCCTATAgtggcagcaaaaaaaaaaaaaaaaaaaaaaaacactgtgcTATATCTGCTAACTAGGTTCCAATGCGGTGTCTTTGGCCATATTTGGTCGCCTCGGATCCCAAGCCAACCAAGTGACTCTAACTCTACCTGCTAAGATCATTAGTAAGCTGACTCTCCAGGAAGGCATTCATACTTAACTTTCAACAGAGGAGGACCAATGTTTTTAAAATTCCTTCCATTTCTTATTCCATGGCTATTGACATTACCGttataatcctgatgataatagtgattataaccataataacgatgatgatgatagtagtaatgataatgatataaatcatgatgatgataatgatgatgaggataaaatcaacaacgataataatgataaggatggtacaAATTatgaatgacagtgatgataacaatgacaatttcaacaactataatgatatcaatgctaATGTTGTTgcaaatgcaaataatgatattggtgataataataatagcaacaataacaataatgataataataataatgatagtaaaatgataatgataataatcataataatggtgataataatataaattataataataatgataataataataataatggtattaataatggttatgataaatatatgtatgtatacacacacacacacacacacacacacacacacacacacacacgcacacatacacacacacatacacacacgcacacacacacacacacacacacacacacacacacacacacacacacacacacacacacacacatatatatatatatatatatatatatatatatatatatatatatatatatatatatatataattttttgtgtgtgtgtgtgtggaaaggtatgagtgagaaggaatatcttcacaatacaagagatgtatttaaccggtttcgaatacaccttcgtcagaaattcatttatctctgacggagatatatccgaaaccgacaaatacatctcttgtattgtgaagatattccttctcactcatacctttccacatttgtgaacatgaatacggttcatatatataaatataaatataaatatatatgtatatatatatgtatgtatgtatgtatgtatgtatatatatatatatatatatatatatatatatatatatatatatatatatatatatatatatatatatatatatatatatatacatatgtatgtatgtatgtatgtatgtatatagagtaaacatacatatgtatatatatatacatataatatatacatacacacatatatatgtatatgtatttaatatatatatatatatatatatatatatgtatataatacatatatatatatatataatatatatacattaatatatatatatatatatatatatatatatatatatatatatatatatatatatatatatatatgtgtgtgtgtgtgtgtgtgtgtgtgtgtgtgtgtgtgtgtgttgtgtgtgtgcgtgtgtatatgtatgtgtgtgtagtaatatatatatgtatatatgtatgtgtgtgtgtatatataaatatatatatatatatatatatatatatatatatatatatatatatatatatatatatatatatatatatatatatatgcacgtttacacacacacgccacacacacacacacacacacacacacacatatatatatatatatatatatatatatatatatatatatatatatgtgtgtgtgtgtgtcacacacacacacacacacacacacacacacacacatatatatatatatatatatatatatatatatatatatatatatatatatatatatatatatagatatacatatatgtaaaatctatatacacacacacacacacacacacacacacatatatatatatatatatatatatatatatatatatatatatatatatatatatatatatatatgcacgtttatacacacacacacacacacacacacacacacacacacatatatatatatatatatatatatatatatattacatacatatatataaatatacatatatgtacatatttatatatgcacacacgcacacacacacacacacacacacatatatatatatatatatatatatatatatatatatatattacgtacatatatataaatatacatatatgtacatatatatatatatgtatatatatacatatatatatatatatatatatatatatatacacatatatttacatacatacacatatatttatacatacatatatatatatatatatatatatatatatatatatatatatacatatatatatatatatatatatatatatatatatatatatatatatatatatatatatatatatatatgtgtgtgtgtgtgtgtgtgtgtgtgtgtgtgtgtgtgtatgtgtgtgtatgaatatatatctactgGAGTGGAATATTAGCAGAGTAATAATACTCAATTCGATTtcatttatcacttttattacataAAGCACGAAACCAGCCTAAAAATAGAAACTCTCAACGAGGTTGGACGCTGCTGAAGGAATTCCACGAGGCAGAGGATGGCcttggaaaggaagatgaaaaggagtatTAGTTTTTGGGTCCATTGCGCTGTGAGATCCCCGTCGCCATGGGTATCGAGGACGCGGTTGCTGTGAGCTCGCCGGCTGCGTTCGTCTGTCTGGCCCGGTCTTGGTCTTCCCTCCGTcgaggatgtctctctctctcttttaagggaCGGTCCTGCTCGAGGTCACGTGCTTACTTCCGGCCGCTGGCGATAGGCTCAAGGAGGACCTCTGGCAGGAAGGCGCTGTGGCTGTCGTCCTGTCTTGGTGGATGTTGTTCACAGAAACCATTTGCCACTGGGATACCTAAGCTAAATACTTTGTTTCGCTAAAGTAGTAAgattaaaaacataaacatatgatAATGACACGAGTATTGCTACAACACGTATTTTGTATAAGTGTATCCTCTTCAAATATCACATTTTCTACGTCAGAATATTGGAAGAACTGAATCTGGCATGAAAACTACCAAACTTTTCCATTGCAATTATTGAAGAATACGTGTACGAAATGAATGCATGATTGATAGACATAATTCTGGAGGAAATATTTTACTATGAAGAGGAAATATTATTTCCTGAAGAGGAAGTAATTTCGCTTGTTATTCATGTCTTCaaatcactctttctcccttttttccttcttgctatatatatctttataccatTCATTCCTTCGTATCACACCTGGCAGTAACGAAAATAATTCTTAACAAACACACAACTGTACAAATTAAAcagatattattaacaattaagACCAAAGTGAAATGGTCATAGCTTATAAAAGTCATCATTTATCACAAATGAAAATTAAAGCACgtaaaaaaattacaaaataagtCATATAAAACTACCatcatttccttatatatatgtatgggtaaagaatatatcaaatatatatgacaCTCAACTGTGAAAATATTAAGTATAACAAAGAGTCTAGGCAATACTAACCTTCTTTATGCAGTTTTTGATTCGGAAACAACTAAAACCTCTTTAAAAACAAAGGAGGGAAGAATTACATGGCATACCTATACAGCAGGTAGATCATGATCCCCAGCAAAACACAGAAACCAAAGCCACATATGAACCAATTGCTGTTCGAACTGCTGCTCCCGCGGCCTCTTGACCTCGACTTCGGCATCCTGACTCGGTGGCCGCTTGAAGTCTCCACGTACTCGAAGGCGTCCTCGTGATCTCCTCCACCATCGcaacttcctcctccatcatcatgaCTCCAGTCGAAGCTGCTTCCTCCTCCAGaatcccatcctcctcctgagtcgcctccgcctccgcctccggaATCGCACCCGCCGTCGTCGGACATCGCGGCGCTGTGCGGAGAGAGAaggcctgagggagggagggctgcgggggggggggggggggatcagggaACTGAAGGACATGCTTTTGTTTATCAAATTTGtcaacttaatatatatatataaatatatatatatatatatattgttagcaaAGTGAGGAAAATGCgtactgtgtatctatatactgcatatatataaatatttataatatatatatatatatacatatatacatacacacacacacacacacacacacacacacacacatatatatatatatatatatatatatatatatatatatatgtatatacatatatgaatttatatatatataaatatatatatacatatatatatataatataaatataaatatatatatatatatatgtatatatatatacacagatatgcacacccatatatatacatatatgtacagttacatatatacacgtatttatgtatacatatgtaaatatttatacatatatacatatgtatacagtattaacatgtaattctgttatcattgttacttcataataacttctatcattattgtttcacattaatatggatatatgtatatatgcactcatacaaacacaaacatgcgtTGTATAAAAAgaacacgtatgtgtgtacgtgtgtgtgtttgtgtgtatgtgtatgtgagtgtgtgtgtgtttgtgtgagtgtgtatgtgtgtgtgtgtgtgtgtgtgtgtgtgtgtgtgtgtgtgtgtgtgtgtgtgtgtgtttgtgtgtgtgtttctgtgtgtgtgtgtgtgtgtgtgtgtgtgtgtgtgtgtgtgtgtgtgtgtgtgtgtgtgtgtgtgtgtgtgtgcgtgtgcgtgtgtgtgtctgtgcatgtgtgtgtgaacctaTCAAAAACTAAACAAATGAATTCGTTCTGAAGGAATTGTCAAGTCATGGTACTCCATGTTACAGTCATATTCGGAACTTTACAATTTCTTGCAATCATTGCAAATTTCGCATTTAGCGTCATTTTTTGCATTGAAATCATAAtcttattgtaaatatataaataaaaacgaaaagatatCAAAGTAGAAACAGTAAACCTATTTCGTTGTACGCATAAGTTAcacaattaaataataaaaatgatgtattTACCATTTCGGGAAACAAAATGCCGATAAGATTACCTTGGTCAAAGAAAGCATTTAATGGATGAGCTTATTTTTGAGCAAAGAGCCATAAGATGACAATTATGCTAATTTATCTACATAATGCCCAAGCTCAATTATTTAATGATTAATCTAAGAATAACCAAACAGAGGAGTGGGCAGCCCTCTTCGTCTTAACTCAAGGTCACCTTTGATGTTTCCTTTGACGGATTTTGTATTTTTAGTCTAACTTTTTTTGGCACACTCTTCACTTATCTTTAAACGTTTAGTTGGCTTTG
The DNA window shown above is from Penaeus vannamei isolate JL-2024 unplaced genomic scaffold, ASM4276789v1 unanchor193, whole genome shotgun sequence and carries:
- the LOC113824370 gene encoding heterogeneous nuclear ribonucleoprotein A0 translates to MSDDGGCDSGGGGGGDSGGGWDSGGGSSFDWSHDDGGGSCDGGGDHEDAFEYVETSSGHRVRMPKSRSRGRGSSSSNSNWFICGFGFCVLLGIMIYLLYRYAM